The Kitasatospora setae KM-6054 genome contains a region encoding:
- a CDS encoding dsRBD fold-containing protein, with protein sequence MSGHAAAPEPHSSEWSVRLRVVEVGDLTQAHAVLDTGLNLIEVEAEAHRSRQDPADPAIGDELAVGRALTALGQQLIHHGSAAAEAADSARRRGAPPPDSAW encoded by the coding sequence GTGAGCGGGCACGCGGCGGCCCCCGAACCGCACAGCAGCGAGTGGTCGGTCCGGCTCCGGGTGGTCGAGGTCGGCGACCTCACCCAGGCGCACGCCGTCCTCGACACCGGCCTGAACCTGATCGAGGTCGAGGCCGAGGCGCACCGCAGCCGCCAGGACCCGGCCGACCCGGCGATCGGCGACGAACTCGCCGTCGGACGCGCCCTCACCGCCCTCGGCCAGCAGCTGATCCACCACGGCTCCGCCGCCGCCGAGGCCGCCGATTCGGCCCGCCGGCGCGGCGCGCCGCCGCCCGACAGCGCCTGGTGA
- a CDS encoding HD domain-containing protein, with protein MSSTPFLTLDEVDALAARAHAGQYDRIGVPYVEHVRAVAAGVAPFGTGLRMAALLHDVLEDTPLTAGELLAAGIPAAVVATVRRVTRRPGTDYRTMLLDVATDHAATLVKIADNAHNSRADRAALLPAADRERLAERYRAARAVLWPAVAAADVRTVVGLVNPDLLAELD; from the coding sequence ATGAGCAGCACGCCGTTCCTGACCCTCGACGAGGTGGACGCCCTCGCGGCCCGCGCGCACGCCGGCCAGTACGACCGGATCGGCGTCCCGTACGTGGAGCACGTGCGCGCGGTCGCCGCCGGGGTCGCGCCGTTCGGCACCGGCCTGCGGATGGCCGCGCTGCTGCACGACGTGCTGGAGGACACCCCGCTCACCGCCGGGGAACTGCTGGCCGCCGGCATCCCCGCCGCGGTGGTGGCGACCGTCCGGCGGGTGACCCGGCGGCCGGGGACCGACTACCGGACGATGCTGCTGGACGTGGCCACCGACCACGCCGCCACGCTGGTCAAGATCGCCGACAACGCGCACAACTCCCGCGCCGACCGCGCCGCGCTGCTCCCCGCCGCGGACCGGGAACGGCTGGCCGAGCGCTACCGGGCGGCCCGCGCCGTGCTGTGGCCCGCCGTCGCGGCGGCGGACGTCCGGACGGTCGTCGGGCTGGTCAACCCCGACCTGCTGGCCGAACTCGACTGA
- a CDS encoding nucleoside/nucleotide kinase family protein produces MRVTPISPERLVELLAGRIHELADDDRRLRVAFDGAAATRPGELADALVEPLRLLGRPVRRVSADDFLRPASVRFEYGKQDADAFHDLWLDQGALLREVLDPLEPGGDGRVLPTFWDRTADRATRARYVELPPRGVLLLDGPLLLGRWLPFELAVHLDQSAAALARRTPEAEHWTLPAFERYRAETEPGALADLTVRVEDPRHPALVERD; encoded by the coding sequence GTGCGGGTGACCCCGATCTCCCCGGAGCGGCTGGTCGAGTTGCTCGCGGGGCGGATCCACGAACTGGCCGACGACGACCGGCGGCTGCGGGTCGCGTTCGACGGCGCGGCCGCCACCCGGCCCGGCGAGCTGGCTGACGCCCTGGTGGAGCCGTTGCGGCTGCTGGGCCGGCCGGTGCGGCGGGTGTCGGCGGACGACTTCCTGCGCCCGGCGTCGGTGCGCTTCGAGTACGGCAAGCAGGACGCCGACGCCTTCCACGACCTGTGGCTGGACCAGGGCGCGCTGCTCCGCGAGGTCCTCGACCCGCTCGAACCGGGCGGTGACGGCCGCGTCCTGCCCACCTTCTGGGACCGGACGGCCGACCGCGCGACCCGGGCCCGGTACGTGGAACTCCCGCCGCGCGGCGTGCTGCTGCTGGACGGCCCGCTCCTGCTCGGCCGCTGGCTGCCGTTCGAACTGGCGGTGCACCTCGACCAGTCCGCCGCCGCACTGGCCCGCCGCACCCCGGAGGCCGAGCACTGGACGCTGCCCGCGTTCGAGCGCTACCGCGCCGAGACCGAACCGGGCGCGCTGGCCGACCTGACGGTGCGGGTCGAGGACCCCCGGCACCCGGCCTTGGTCGAGCGGGACTGA
- a CDS encoding Fpg/Nei family DNA glycosylase, producing the protein MPEGDSIYLVATQLNRALSGHPLTASDFRVPAHATADLTGRRVLETVPRGKHLLTRFEGGVTLHTHLRMDGRWQTFQPGERWRSGPAFQIRVVLGTGNGTAVGYRLPVVQLLRTAEEHRVVGHLGPDLLGPDWDAAEARRRLLADPRRPLGAALLDQHVLAGIGNVYANELPFLAGVTPWLPVGDLPDPDELLDGARQLLDANRLRPGHVTTGDPRPGHRNWVYGRARRPCLRCGTPIRTAKHDRERAAYWCPRCQHGPAPTG; encoded by the coding sequence GTGCCCGAAGGAGACAGCATCTACCTCGTCGCCACCCAGCTGAACCGGGCCCTCTCCGGTCACCCGCTGACGGCGTCGGACTTCCGCGTCCCGGCCCACGCCACCGCCGACCTGACGGGGCGCCGGGTGCTGGAGACGGTGCCGCGCGGCAAGCACCTGCTGACCAGGTTCGAGGGCGGCGTGACGCTCCACACCCATCTGCGGATGGACGGTCGCTGGCAGACCTTCCAGCCCGGCGAGCGCTGGCGCAGCGGCCCCGCGTTCCAGATCCGGGTGGTCCTCGGCACCGGGAACGGCACCGCCGTCGGCTACCGGCTGCCGGTGGTCCAGTTGCTGCGCACCGCCGAGGAGCACCGGGTGGTCGGCCACCTCGGCCCCGACCTGCTCGGCCCGGACTGGGACGCCGCGGAGGCGCGCCGCCGGCTGCTCGCCGACCCGCGGCGCCCGCTCGGCGCGGCCCTGCTCGACCAGCACGTCCTGGCCGGGATCGGCAACGTGTACGCCAACGAACTGCCCTTCCTGGCCGGCGTCACCCCCTGGCTGCCGGTCGGTGACCTGCCGGACCCGGACGAACTGCTGGACGGCGCCCGGCAGCTGCTGGACGCCAACCGGCTGCGGCCCGGCCACGTCACCACCGGCGACCCCCGACCCGGCCACCGGAACTGGGTGTACGGCCGGGCCCGCCGCCCCTGCCTGCGCTGCGGCACGCCGATCCGCACCGCCAAGCACGACCGGGAGCGCGCCGCGTACTGGTGCCCGCGCTGCCAGCACGGCCCGGCGCCGACCGGTTGA
- a CDS encoding alpha/beta fold hydrolase: MTITHEVAGSGPAVVLLHSSVCDRRMWDGQWDALREAGYRVLRCDFRGFGETPCADRPYDNLTDLAELLDGLGIERAALVGSSFGGRIALQFAALHPGRVGSLTLFCPGSPDHRPSAELEALDDLEVDLVESGRLDEAVELMVRTWLGPDADEATRAKVRVMQRNAYEVQLAPETEISPTRVEVDLRAAVAPTLVYSGAHDLDDFRRIAADLAALLPDAEHRELPWAGHLPPLERPAETAELLLTRLAEVAGR, from the coding sequence ATGACGATCACTCACGAGGTGGCTGGAAGCGGCCCCGCGGTAGTCCTGCTGCACTCCTCCGTCTGCGACCGGCGGATGTGGGACGGGCAGTGGGACGCCCTGCGCGAGGCCGGGTACCGCGTACTGCGGTGCGATTTCCGCGGTTTCGGGGAGACCCCCTGCGCGGACCGCCCGTACGACAACCTGACCGACCTGGCGGAGCTGCTGGACGGGCTCGGCATCGAACGGGCCGCCCTGGTCGGCTCCTCCTTCGGCGGCCGGATCGCCCTGCAGTTCGCCGCCCTGCACCCCGGCCGGGTCGGCTCGCTGACCCTGTTCTGCCCCGGCAGCCCCGACCACCGGCCGAGCGCCGAACTGGAGGCGCTGGACGACCTGGAGGTCGACCTGGTCGAGTCCGGCCGGCTGGACGAGGCGGTCGAGCTGATGGTGCGGACCTGGCTCGGACCGGACGCGGACGAGGCGACCCGGGCGAAGGTCCGGGTGATGCAGCGCAACGCGTACGAGGTGCAGCTCGCGCCCGAGACCGAGATCTCCCCGACCCGGGTCGAGGTCGACCTGCGAGCGGCCGTGGCACCCACCCTGGTGTACTCCGGCGCGCACGACCTGGACGACTTCCGGCGGATCGCGGCCGACCTGGCCGCCCTGCTGCCGGACGCCGAGCACCGCGAACTCCCCTGGGCCGGCCACCTGCCCCCGCTGGAGCGCCCCGCGGAGACCGCCGAGCTGCTGCTGACCCGGCTCGCCGAGGTCGCCGGGCGGTAG
- a CDS encoding GNAT family N-acetyltransferase, whose product MRDTNSNNTPDSGPEAVLARLETYYDAVPRFSATTEEHGPFTLFVRTGQGWHYYGRPALNGPGTFTAEDVERVRARQRELGAPESFEWVHETTPGLRTAVEAAGLKVHEHPLLVLDLDAPPTTTASATTPAAADGDPEVRVLGADDPLLAGAVTLPHLAFAEAGTGIGAAGPEQLVEALKDPGTDAAVSRMAGRITAGRTVLTAAVGPDGSPVASGCHQPVGEVSEIVAVATLPALRRRGLARRVTTHLVEHARTSGVRTVFLSASDDAVARIYESVGFRRIATALIAEPPAAD is encoded by the coding sequence ATGCGCGACACGAACAGCAACAACACTCCCGACTCCGGGCCGGAGGCCGTCCTGGCCCGGCTCGAAACCTACTACGACGCGGTTCCCCGGTTCTCCGCGACGACCGAGGAGCACGGCCCCTTCACCCTCTTCGTCCGCACCGGGCAGGGCTGGCACTACTACGGGCGGCCCGCGCTGAACGGCCCCGGCACCTTCACGGCGGAGGACGTCGAGCGCGTCCGCGCCCGCCAGCGCGAACTCGGCGCTCCCGAGAGCTTCGAGTGGGTGCACGAGACCACGCCGGGCCTGCGCACCGCCGTCGAAGCCGCCGGTCTCAAGGTGCACGAGCACCCACTGCTGGTGCTCGACCTCGACGCCCCGCCGACCACCACCGCCTCGGCCACCACCCCGGCCGCGGCGGACGGCGACCCCGAGGTCCGGGTGCTCGGCGCCGACGACCCCCTGCTGGCCGGCGCCGTCACGCTCCCGCACCTGGCCTTCGCCGAGGCCGGCACCGGGATCGGCGCGGCCGGGCCCGAACAGCTCGTCGAGGCACTGAAGGATCCGGGGACGGACGCCGCGGTGTCCCGGATGGCCGGACGAATAACGGCCGGGCGCACGGTCCTCACCGCGGCCGTCGGCCCGGACGGATCCCCCGTCGCCTCCGGCTGCCACCAACCGGTCGGCGAGGTCAGCGAGATCGTCGCGGTGGCCACCCTGCCGGCCCTGCGCCGCCGGGGCCTGGCCCGCCGGGTCACCACGCACCTGGTCGAACACGCCCGCACCTCCGGAGTGCGGACGGTGTTCCTCTCCGCCAGCGACGACGCGGTGGCCCGGATCTACGAGAGCGTGGGCTTCCGCCGAATAGCCACCGCCCTGATCGCCGAACCGCCCGCCGCCGACTGA
- a CDS encoding S-methyl-5'-thioadenosine phosphorylase: MADVHPPRTDGTPNADLGVIGGSGLYALLDDVTEVHVETPYGPPSDALFVGEVAGRRVAFLPRHGRGHRLPPHRINYRANVWALHALGVRQVFGPCAVGGLRPEYGPGTLLVPDQFVDRTSGRAQTYYDGRILPDGSLPEVVHISMADPYCPDGRAAALAAARDLAWEPVDGGTLVVVEGPRFSTRAESRWFTANGWSVVGMTGHPEAVLARELGLCYTSLALVTDLDAGVETGEGVTHAEVLEVFARNVDRLRTVLFKALESLPAARDCICSHALDDLETGLPGV, from the coding sequence ATGGCCGACGTCCACCCGCCCCGCACCGACGGCACCCCGAACGCCGACCTCGGCGTCATCGGCGGATCCGGTCTCTACGCCCTGCTCGACGACGTCACCGAAGTGCACGTCGAGACTCCCTACGGACCGCCTTCCGACGCCCTGTTCGTCGGCGAGGTGGCCGGACGGCGGGTCGCCTTCCTACCTCGGCACGGCCGGGGCCACCGACTGCCGCCGCACCGCATCAACTACCGCGCCAACGTGTGGGCCCTGCACGCACTCGGCGTCCGCCAGGTGTTCGGACCGTGCGCCGTCGGCGGCCTGCGCCCCGAGTACGGGCCCGGGACACTGCTGGTGCCCGACCAGTTCGTCGACCGCACCTCCGGACGGGCGCAGACCTACTACGACGGCCGGATCCTGCCCGACGGGTCGCTGCCCGAGGTGGTCCACATCTCCATGGCCGACCCCTACTGCCCGGACGGCCGCGCCGCCGCCCTGGCGGCCGCCCGCGACCTCGCCTGGGAGCCCGTCGACGGCGGCACCCTGGTGGTGGTCGAGGGCCCGCGCTTCTCCACCCGGGCGGAGTCGCGCTGGTTCACCGCCAACGGCTGGTCCGTGGTCGGCATGACCGGCCACCCGGAGGCCGTCCTGGCCCGCGAACTCGGCCTCTGCTACACCTCGTTGGCCCTGGTGACCGACCTGGACGCCGGCGTCGAGACCGGCGAGGGCGTCACCCACGCCGAGGTGCTGGAGGTCTTCGCCCGCAACGTCGACCGCCTGCGCACCGTCCTGTTCAAGGCCCTGGAGTCGCTGCCCGCCGCCCGCGACTGCATCTGCTCGCACGCCCTGGACGACCTGGAGACCGGCCTGCCCGGCGTATGA
- a CDS encoding alpha/beta fold hydrolase encodes MSGRAAVHSGGAVAEAHRSLVWRALPEAPDAAVLVLHGGKEFGAAPPSALNLPGLRMLPFAKAVRRGAVAADGRSLAVGTVRYRCRGWNGDRADAARDAEAALSDLVERLGPVPTVLIGHSMGGRAALRAAAHPCVRGVVALAPWCPRDEPTAHLRDRSVLMLHGDRDKITPPDDTDLFALRARGDGARVAGYRVLGSGHTLMRRAGDWHRAAAALSLALLGLAPLPEEVDTALALHGRNPEGLHIPLPGRR; translated from the coding sequence ATGAGCGGGCGGGCGGCGGTGCACTCCGGCGGCGCGGTGGCGGAGGCGCATCGGTCGCTGGTCTGGCGGGCGTTGCCGGAGGCGCCGGACGCGGCGGTGTTGGTGCTGCACGGTGGCAAGGAGTTCGGCGCCGCGCCGCCGTCGGCCCTGAACCTGCCGGGGCTGCGGATGCTGCCGTTCGCGAAGGCGGTGCGACGCGGCGCGGTGGCGGCGGACGGGCGGTCACTGGCGGTGGGCACGGTGCGCTACCGGTGTCGGGGCTGGAACGGCGACCGCGCGGACGCGGCCCGGGACGCGGAAGCGGCGCTGTCCGACCTGGTCGAGCGGCTGGGGCCGGTGCCGACGGTGCTGATCGGTCACTCGATGGGCGGCCGGGCGGCGCTGCGGGCAGCGGCCCACCCCTGCGTGCGGGGCGTGGTGGCGCTGGCGCCGTGGTGCCCCCGGGACGAGCCGACCGCGCACCTGCGGGACCGCTCGGTACTGATGCTGCACGGCGACCGGGACAAGATCACCCCACCCGACGACACCGACCTGTTCGCGCTGCGGGCCCGGGGCGACGGCGCGCGGGTGGCCGGCTACCGGGTGCTGGGCAGCGGTCACACCCTGATGCGGCGGGCCGGCGACTGGCACCGCGCCGCCGCCGCTCTCTCCCTGGCCCTGCTCGGCCTGGCCCCCCTCCCCGAGGAGGTCGACACCGCCCTCGCCCTGCACGGCCGGAACCCGGAGGGCCTGCACATCCCGCTGCCCGGCCGCCGCTGA
- a CDS encoding GNAT family N-acetyltransferase: protein MGISLTTDRLVVRDWTPDDADDALAVYGSTDVARWLTPVMDQVVDAEAMRSVLRGWVEEQSALLPPRGRWAVERREDGKVIGGLGIRPLPPYDEDLEITWQLSPLAWGQGYATEAGLALLRWVFTQDIEEVFAVARPKNDRAHAVAKRLGMRWVGETTKYYDLNLQVYRIRPADLPDNRP, encoded by the coding sequence ATGGGGATCAGCCTGACCACTGATCGGCTCGTCGTCCGGGACTGGACACCGGACGACGCCGACGACGCGCTGGCCGTGTACGGCTCCACGGACGTCGCCCGTTGGCTGACGCCCGTGATGGACCAGGTCGTCGACGCCGAGGCGATGCGCTCGGTGCTGCGCGGCTGGGTGGAGGAGCAGTCCGCGCTGCTGCCGCCGCGCGGGCGGTGGGCGGTGGAGCGCCGCGAGGACGGGAAGGTGATCGGCGGCCTGGGGATCCGTCCACTGCCGCCGTACGACGAGGACCTGGAGATCACCTGGCAGCTCTCCCCGCTGGCCTGGGGGCAGGGCTACGCGACGGAGGCGGGCCTGGCGCTGCTGCGCTGGGTGTTCACCCAGGACATCGAGGAGGTCTTCGCGGTGGCCCGGCCCAAGAACGACCGGGCGCACGCGGTGGCGAAGCGGCTGGGGATGCGCTGGGTCGGCGAGACCACCAAGTACTACGACCTGAACCTCCAGGTGTACCGGATCCGCCCGGCCGACCTGCCCGACAACCGCCCCTGA
- a CDS encoding serine hydrolase domain-containing protein, whose protein sequence is MPVMRRPRARRLAVALLALSTLVPAAPAAADSGAPFARPALKPAHRPVHPPADEDCPLDPALAARLDAAIADVRERTGTPGVIVGLWLPGRGTYVHADGVADRATGQPMTPNLNLRIGSETKTFTVTAVLELVDRGLLGLDDPIGKYLDGVPDGAHITIRQLAEMRSGLYSYTFDDDFVQALLTDPERPFSPQELLSYAFKHDNVFPPGTDYQYSNTNTVLLGLLVEKLGRMPLRDFIHRNVTGPARLNHTLFPRAAELPRPYAHGYTDQTLDGSTTDSTHWNPSWGWAAGAMISDLHDLHRWAKTLATGTLLSPATQAEREKFRPVPGFGDGAGYGLGLFRVGGWVGHNGSLPGYESVTLYLPEQDATLVVLLNTDIIHEGSEPSTLFAEAVTSLATPGHVYELPAEK, encoded by the coding sequence ATGCCCGTCATGCGCCGTCCCCGCGCCCGCCGACTCGCCGTAGCCCTGCTCGCCCTGAGCACCCTCGTCCCCGCCGCCCCGGCCGCCGCCGACTCCGGCGCCCCGTTCGCCCGCCCCGCGCTGAAGCCCGCGCACCGCCCCGTGCACCCGCCGGCGGACGAGGACTGCCCGCTCGACCCCGCCCTCGCGGCCCGGCTGGACGCGGCGATCGCCGACGTCCGGGAACGCACCGGCACGCCCGGTGTGATCGTCGGACTCTGGCTGCCGGGACGCGGCACGTACGTCCACGCCGACGGCGTCGCCGACCGCGCCACCGGACAGCCGATGACCCCCAACCTGAACCTGCGGATCGGCAGCGAGACCAAGACCTTCACCGTCACCGCGGTGCTCGAACTCGTCGACCGCGGCCTGCTCGGCCTCGACGACCCGATCGGCAAGTACCTCGACGGCGTCCCCGACGGCGCGCACATCACCATCCGCCAACTCGCCGAGATGCGCAGCGGACTGTACTCGTACACCTTCGACGACGACTTCGTGCAGGCCCTGCTCACCGACCCCGAACGGCCGTTCAGCCCGCAGGAACTGCTCTCGTACGCCTTCAAGCACGACAACGTCTTCCCGCCCGGCACCGACTACCAGTACTCGAACACCAACACCGTGCTGCTCGGCCTGCTGGTCGAGAAGCTCGGCCGGATGCCGCTGCGCGACTTCATCCACCGCAACGTCACCGGGCCCGCCCGCCTGAACCACACGCTCTTCCCGCGCGCCGCCGAACTGCCCCGCCCCTACGCGCACGGCTACACCGACCAGACCCTGGACGGCTCCACCACCGACTCCACCCACTGGAACCCCTCCTGGGGCTGGGCGGCCGGCGCGATGATCTCCGACCTGCACGACCTGCACCGCTGGGCGAAGACCCTGGCCACCGGCACCCTGCTCAGCCCCGCCACCCAGGCCGAACGCGAGAAGTTCCGGCCCGTCCCCGGCTTCGGCGACGGCGCGGGCTACGGCCTCGGCCTGTTCCGGGTCGGCGGCTGGGTCGGCCACAACGGCTCCCTGCCCGGCTACGAGAGCGTCACCCTCTACCTGCCCGAACAGGACGCCACCCTGGTCGTCCTGCTGAACACCGACATCATCCACGAGGGCAGCGAACCCTCCACCCTGTTCGCCGAGGCCGTCACCTCCCTCGCCACCCCCGGCCACGTGTACGAGCTGCCCGCCGAGAAGTGA
- a CDS encoding carboxymuconolactone decarboxylase family protein, translating into MTEVTEVATTTGRVYVDKQTPQAFRAMVGTAEAVRQAAADAGLDRRLVELVNLRVSQLNGCAYCLDVHTKAALKEGESVQRLGVLAAWRDAAVFDARERAALALAEATTHPADAAAQEAAYAQAREVFGDPEISAVIWVAIAINAFNRVSILSKHPVRPAR; encoded by the coding sequence GTGACCGAGGTGACCGAGGTGGCGACCACGACCGGCCGGGTCTACGTCGACAAGCAGACCCCGCAGGCCTTCCGGGCCATGGTGGGCACCGCCGAGGCCGTCCGGCAGGCCGCTGCCGACGCCGGGCTCGACCGCCGCCTGGTCGAGCTGGTCAACCTGCGGGTCTCGCAGCTCAACGGCTGCGCCTACTGCCTGGACGTGCACACCAAGGCCGCGCTCAAGGAGGGCGAGAGCGTGCAGCGGCTCGGCGTGCTGGCCGCCTGGCGGGACGCCGCGGTGTTCGACGCGCGCGAGCGCGCCGCCCTCGCGCTGGCCGAGGCGACCACCCACCCCGCCGACGCCGCCGCCCAGGAGGCGGCGTACGCGCAGGCCCGGGAGGTGTTCGGCGACCCGGAGATCTCGGCGGTGATCTGGGTGGCGATCGCCATCAACGCGTTCAACCGGGTGTCGATCCTGAGCAAGCACCCGGTCCGTCCGGCCCGTTGA
- a CDS encoding pirin family protein, with protein MSTTENGPVPTTDPAATANTPTVEGAPAARTGGAEVLPPRDVPLGGPRAMTVRRTLPQRERTLIGAWCFVDHYGPDDVATTGGMDVAPHPHIGLQTVSWLFSGEIEHRDSLGVHAFVRPGELNLMTAGQGIAHSETSTAATTVLHGVQLWVALPDAHRHTARDFHHHVPSPVPLPGGGEARVFLGTLAGDTSPVPTFTPLLGAELTLPAGATTTLDVDPAFEHGLLVDQGDVLFADTPLHSADLGHLPPGRTTLTVTNTSAAPARLVLLGGPPFGEDIVMWWNFIGRTGEEIVQARLDWEKGTRFGEVQGYPGDRLPAPELPNVALKARGNRH; from the coding sequence ATGAGCACCACCGAGAACGGGCCGGTCCCCACGACCGACCCCGCCGCCACCGCGAACACCCCCACCGTAGAGGGCGCCCCGGCCGCCCGGACCGGCGGGGCCGAGGTCCTGCCCCCGCGGGACGTCCCGCTCGGCGGCCCGCGCGCGATGACCGTCCGCCGCACCCTCCCCCAGCGCGAGCGCACCCTGATCGGCGCCTGGTGCTTCGTCGACCACTACGGTCCGGACGACGTCGCCACCACCGGCGGCATGGATGTCGCCCCGCACCCGCACATCGGCCTGCAGACCGTCAGCTGGCTGTTCAGCGGCGAGATCGAGCACCGCGACAGCCTCGGCGTGCACGCCTTCGTCCGCCCCGGCGAGCTCAACCTGATGACGGCCGGGCAGGGCATCGCGCACTCCGAGACCTCCACCGCCGCCACCACCGTCCTGCACGGCGTCCAGCTCTGGGTCGCCCTCCCCGACGCCCACCGGCACACCGCCCGCGACTTCCACCACCACGTACCCTCCCCCGTCCCGCTGCCCGGCGGCGGCGAGGCCCGGGTCTTCCTCGGCACCCTGGCCGGCGACACCTCCCCCGTCCCCACCTTCACCCCCCTGCTCGGCGCCGAACTGACCCTCCCCGCCGGCGCCACCACCACCCTGGACGTCGACCCCGCCTTCGAGCACGGCCTCCTCGTCGACCAGGGCGACGTCCTCTTCGCCGACACCCCCCTGCACTCCGCCGACCTCGGCCACCTCCCGCCCGGCCGCACCACCCTCACCGTCACCAACACCTCCGCCGCCCCCGCCCGCCTCGTCCTCCTCGGCGGACCGCCCTTCGGCGAGGACATCGTCATGTGGTGGAACTTCATCGGCCGCACCGGCGAGGAGATCGTCCAGGCCCGGCTCGACTGGGAGAAGGGGACCCGGTTCGGCGAAGTGCAGGGCTACCCGGGCGACCGCCTGCCCGCGCCGGAACTACCGAACGTCGCCCTCAAGGCGCGCGGAAACCGCCACTGA
- a CDS encoding IS701 family transposase produces the protein MGGDISEVDARRWSDGLADLHERFAHRFARSESRESALAYMRGLLAPLERKNGWTVAEEAGHGGPDRIQRLLNRIDWDADGVLDDVREYVVEHLADPCGVLIVDDTGFLKKGVRSAGVQRQYSGTAGRTENCQVGVFLAYSSELGRTLIDRALYLPKSWTDDRVRCRTAGIGDEVEFATKVQLARAMVRRAIDDKIPFRWVTADAGYGYSKGWRYELEQADVFHVMATTSHDTVVTWQAMDHRLHDLVADLPRQRWKRRSCGEGAHGLRIYDWARVEVRPWHRPDRRHWVLARRSISDPTKVAYYIAYAPAEATLNELIAVAGARWAIEECFQTAKGQCGLDDYQVRRHPGWYRHITLAMAAHAYLTVVRAQQLEKGPDPLERQTWYPSPSPRSAG, from the coding sequence ATGGGTGGAGACATATCCGAGGTCGATGCTCGTCGCTGGTCGGACGGGCTGGCCGACCTGCACGAGCGGTTTGCTCACCGGTTCGCGCGGAGCGAGTCGCGCGAGTCGGCACTGGCCTACATGCGGGGCCTGCTGGCGCCGTTGGAGCGCAAGAACGGCTGGACGGTGGCGGAGGAGGCCGGCCATGGCGGGCCGGACCGGATCCAGAGGCTGCTGAACCGCATCGACTGGGACGCGGACGGGGTGCTCGACGACGTGCGCGAGTACGTCGTCGAGCACCTGGCGGATCCCTGCGGCGTGCTGATCGTGGACGACACCGGCTTCCTGAAGAAGGGCGTGCGGTCAGCCGGCGTCCAGCGGCAGTACTCCGGCACCGCGGGGCGGACCGAGAACTGCCAGGTCGGAGTCTTCCTCGCCTACTCCAGCGAGCTGGGCCGGACGTTGATCGACCGGGCGCTCTACCTGCCGAAGTCCTGGACCGACGACCGCGTGCGCTGCCGAACGGCCGGGATCGGCGACGAGGTCGAGTTCGCCACCAAGGTCCAGCTCGCACGGGCGATGGTCCGCCGCGCGATCGACGACAAGATCCCGTTCCGCTGGGTGACCGCGGATGCCGGCTACGGCTACAGCAAGGGCTGGCGCTACGAACTCGAGCAGGCCGACGTCTTCCACGTCATGGCCACCACCAGCCACGACACCGTCGTCACCTGGCAGGCCATGGACCATCGGCTGCACGACCTGGTCGCCGACCTGCCCCGGCAGAGGTGGAAGCGCCGCTCCTGCGGCGAGGGCGCCCACGGCCTGCGGATCTACGACTGGGCTCGCGTGGAGGTCCGCCCCTGGCACCGTCCTGACCGCAGGCACTGGGTCCTGGCCCGCCGCAGCATCAGCGATCCCACGAAGGTCGCCTACTACATCGCCTACGCGCCGGCCGAGGCCACACTCAACGAGTTGATCGCCGTCGCGGGCGCCCGTTGGGCGATCGAGGAGTGCTTCCAGACCGCGAAAGGCCAGTGCGGCCTCGACGACTACCAGGTCCGCCGCCACCCGGGCTGGTACCGGCACATCACCCTGGCCATGGCCGCCCACGCCTACCTCACCGTCGTGCGGGCCCAGCAGCTCGAAAAGGGGCCGGACCCGCTCGAACGCCAGACCTGGTACCCCTCACCCTCCCCGAGATCCGCCGGCTGA